Proteins co-encoded in one Capsicum annuum cultivar UCD-10X-F1 chromosome 9, UCD10Xv1.1, whole genome shotgun sequence genomic window:
- the LOC107856114 gene encoding germin-like protein subfamily 3 member 2 — MYTKILVFLFINFFYFFYFLTLASDPDPIQDFCIPNTKKSKSIFLSPCKNSKLVTPDDFVFSRLKPPENFTDTGLAAVSVNPSIFPGLNTLGMSFVHVDLNISGINPPHFHPRATEIAYILRGKVYSGFVDSNNRVFSKVIGPGDVMIFPKGLVHFMMNVGETPATIFGCFNSQNPGNVKIPSTIFGSGINDELLEKAFGLNIKQIVVMRRKFFPKKIKR; from the coding sequence atgtatacaaaaattcttgtttttttattcattaatttcttttattttttttactttctaaCATTGGCTTCTGACCCTGACCCTATCCAAGATTTTTGCATACctaacacaaaaaaatcaaaatccattTTCCTATCACCATGCAAAAATTCAAAACTAGTAACACCAGACGATTTCGTATTTTCCCGCCTAAAACCCCCAGAAAATTTCACCGACACAGGCCTCGCGGCCGTGTCAGTGAACCCCTCGATATTTCCTGGACTTAACACGTTAGGAATGTCGTTCGTGCATGTTGACTTGAACATTAGTGGCATAAACCCCCCTCATTTCCACCCTAGAGCGACCGAAATTGCCTACATTCTACGTGGAAAAGTCTATTCAGGATTCGTCGATTCAAATAATCGAGTTTTTTCTAAGGTGATTGGACCAGGAGACGTCATGATTTTTCCTAAGGGGTTAGTACATTTTATGATGAACGTCGGAGAAACTCCGGCGACAATTTTCGGGTGTTTTAATAGCCAAAATCCAGGCAATGTGAAAATTCCATCAACAATTTTTGGTTCTGGAATAAATGATGAACTTTTGGAGAAGGCATTTGGATTGAATATTA